The following proteins are co-located in the Leptolyngbya sp. SIO1E4 genome:
- a CDS encoding radical SAM protein: MTLPCNAERLLFTPAVTDDQATAIIFAFPNEYSVGITSLGYQMIWAMLAQRSDVAVSRLFTDGHESLPSHAHLLGFSLSWELDYTNILSMLESLDIPIWAAERGAEHPLVFGGGPVLTANPEPFAAFFDVVLLGDGEVVLNAFVDAYQFVRGCDRATQLRHLATVPGVYVPALYEATYQGLGGPLESVLPLDPDIPSRLEKQTYRGNRLSTSTVVTEKAAWENIYMVEVVRSCPEMCRFCLASYLTLPFRTAPVAGGLIPAVERGMAVTNRLGLLGASVTQHPDFADLLDYLNAPKFDDVRLSIASVRTNTVNQKLTETLTRHGTRSITIAVESGSERLRRIVNKKLETDDITAAAINAKAGGLSAMKLYGMAGIPGETAEDLEATATLMQTLKKAAPGLRLTLGCSTFVPKAHTPFQWYGVNRQAEKRLKWLQKQLRSRGIDFRPESYNWSVIQALISRGDRRLARLLVQARSYGDSLSSYKRAFKDLKGQLPPLDFYVHTDWSSDQPLPWDHIGGPLPKPTLLKHRDSALAHFPDAARSPLPV; this comes from the coding sequence GTGACTCTGCCGTGCAATGCTGAGCGCTTGCTGTTTACACCCGCTGTCACCGACGATCAGGCGACAGCGATTATCTTTGCTTTCCCAAATGAATACAGCGTGGGTATTACCAGCTTGGGATATCAAATGATTTGGGCGATGCTGGCTCAACGATCGGATGTAGCCGTCTCTCGATTGTTTACAGATGGCCATGAGTCGTTGCCCAGCCATGCGCATCTGCTAGGGTTTTCCCTCTCTTGGGAGTTGGACTATACCAACATTCTCTCGATGTTAGAGTCTCTGGATATTCCCATCTGGGCGGCAGAACGAGGCGCTGAACATCCGTTAGTGTTTGGGGGTGGGCCGGTCTTAACGGCTAATCCTGAACCCTTTGCGGCTTTTTTTGATGTTGTGCTGTTGGGAGATGGGGAAGTTGTTTTAAATGCATTCGTAGATGCCTATCAGTTTGTTCGAGGCTGCGATCGCGCTACCCAACTCAGGCACCTGGCCACAGTTCCGGGGGTTTATGTGCCTGCCCTATATGAAGCTACCTATCAAGGCTTGGGGGGGCCGTTGGAGTCGGTGCTCCCCTTAGACCCAGACATTCCATCTCGTCTCGAAAAACAAACCTATCGGGGCAACAGACTCTCGACCTCGACGGTTGTGACTGAGAAAGCAGCCTGGGAAAACATTTACATGGTGGAAGTGGTGCGGAGTTGCCCGGAAATGTGTCGCTTCTGCCTGGCTAGCTACCTGACCTTACCCTTCCGTACGGCACCGGTGGCAGGCGGGCTGATTCCAGCAGTGGAGCGAGGCATGGCTGTGACGAATCGCCTAGGGCTGCTGGGAGCTTCGGTGACACAACATCCAGATTTTGCAGACCTGTTGGATTATCTGAATGCTCCTAAATTTGATGATGTTCGCCTGAGCATTGCCTCAGTACGGACGAATACCGTCAACCAAAAGTTGACAGAAACGCTGACTCGCCATGGTACGCGCTCAATCACGATCGCCGTCGAAAGCGGTTCTGAGCGCCTTCGTCGCATCGTCAATAAAAAATTGGAAACAGATGACATTACTGCCGCTGCCATTAACGCCAAGGCCGGAGGCCTCAGCGCCATGAAACTGTATGGGATGGCTGGTATTCCTGGTGAAACCGCTGAGGATTTGGAGGCTACTGCGACACTGATGCAGACCTTGAAGAAAGCAGCGCCTGGATTGCGGCTGACCCTGGGGTGCAGCACCTTTGTGCCGAAAGCGCATACCCCATTCCAGTGGTACGGGGTGAATCGACAGGCAGAAAAGCGGCTGAAATGGTTGCAGAAGCAACTGCGATCGCGGGGCATTGATTTTCGCCCTGAAAGCTATAACTGGTCGGTTATTCAAGCGCTCATTTCACGGGGCGATCGGCGCCTGGCCCGTCTGTTAGTCCAGGCGCGTTCCTACGGCGATTCTTTAAGTAGCTACAAGCGGGCGTTCAAAGACCTTAAAGGGCAGCTGCCTCCCCTAGACTTTTACGTCCACACAGACTGGAGCTCTGATCAACCCCTCCCCTGGGATCATATCGGGGGCCCCTTACCTAAACCGACACTACTGAAACATCGAGACAGTGCCCTTGCGCATTTTCCGGATGCAGCGCGATCGCCCCTGCCTGTCTAG